A genomic window from Paramormyrops kingsleyae isolate MSU_618 chromosome 23, PKINGS_0.4, whole genome shotgun sequence includes:
- the rpl15 gene encoding large ribosomal subunit protein eL15 translates to MGAYKYMQELWRKKQSDVMRFLLRVRCWQYRQLSSLHRTPRPTRPDKARRLGYKAKQGYVIYRVRVRRGGRKRPVPKGATYGKPVHHGVNQLKFARSLQSVAEERAGRHCGALRVLNSYWVGEDSTYKFFEVVLIDPFHKAIRRNPDTQWITKPVHKHREMRGLTSAGKKSRGLGKGHKFHLTIGGSRRAAWKRRNTLQLRRYR, encoded by the exons ATGGGAGCGTACAAGTATATGCAGGAGCTATGGAGGAAAAAGCAGTCCGACGTGATGCGCTTCCTGCTCCGCGTCCGGTGCTGGCAGTACCGCCAGCTGTCCTCGCTGCACCGGACTCCTAGACCTACCAGACCCGACAAGGCGCGCCGACTCGGGTACAAGGCCAAGCAAG GCTATGTCATCTACCGTGTGCGCGTGCGCCGCGGGGGCCGCAAACGCCCCGTGCCCAAGGGCGCCACCTACGGCAAGCCTGTGCACCACGGTGTCAACCAGCTGAAGTTCGCCCGCAGCCTCCAGTCCGTCGCAGAG GAGCGTGCCGGTCGTCACTGTGGCGCCCTGCGGGTCCTGAACTCCTACTGGGTGGGAGAAGATTCCACATACAAGTTCTTTGAGGTCGTCCTCATCGACCCCTTCCACAAGGCTATCAGACGCAACCCCGACACCCAATGGATCACGAAGCCGGTGCACAAGCACAGAGAGATGCGCGGCCTGACGTCCGCGGGCAAGAAGAGCCGCGGCCTGGGCAAGGGCCACAAGTTCCATCTGACCATCGGAGGGTCGCGCAGGGCGGCCTGGAAGCGCCGCAACACCCTGCAGCTGCGTCGCTACCGCTAA
- the nr1d2b gene encoding nuclear receptor subfamily 1 group D member 2b, with amino-acid sequence MESTKAGGVIAYISSASSSSSPESCHSDSSNGSYQSSSPPHNSFPSWRQARPADAPLSSPNQAPQRVHSNPKAGRTPSTTKCGITKINGLVLLCKVCGDVASGFHYGVHACEGCKGFFRRSIQQNIQYKKCLKNESCPIMRINRNRCQQCRFKKCLLVGMSRDAVRFGRIPKREKQRMLLEMQSAMNNIMNSNPMHGQLHDNQAPPLGSQAPPCPEMTPEDPSPSPSSCSPVSSPRSSLQEPGPEPEPQVIMETSLSSASDSGEEEVIGSVTRAHQETFMYNQDRSSPPAQSTPTLAFTKMAVPSGDGVGTGGKPEAQSLHANHTSISGSYLPHGTQRSNGGYALLNYCPVGQPSSSPVGHCPAYAHGPSNRAENANETMSDGFSGPVWNRGNRMHLVCPMSMSPYVDPRKSGHSIWLEFSMSFTPAVREVVEFAKRIPGFRDLSQHDQVSLLKAGTFEVLVVRFASLFDAKERTVTFLSGKKYSVEALRTMGAGDLLNSMFDFSQKLMALNLTEEEMSLFTAVVLVSADRSGIENVNSVEALQETLIRALRSLVLKNHPNEAATFTKLLLKLPDLRSLNNMHSEQLLAFKVHP; translated from the exons ATGGAATCGACAAAAGCTG GAGGTGTGATCGCGTACATCAGCTCCgccagctcctcctccagcccCGAGTCGTGCCACAGCGACAGCTCCAACGGCAGCTACCagtcctcctcccccccccacaactccTTCCCCAGCTGGCGGCAGGCCAGGCCTGCGGATGCCCCCCTCTCCAGCCCTAACCAAGCCCCCCAGCGGGTGCACAGCAACCCCAAGGCGGGACGCACCCCCTCCACCACCAAATGCGGCATCACGA aGATCAACGGGCTGGTGCTACTGTGTAAGGTGTGCGGAGATGTGGCCTCAGGGTTCCACTACGGCGTTCACGCCTGCGAGGGCTGCAAG GGCTTCTTCCGAAGGAGCATCCAGCAGAACATCCAGTACAAGAAGTGCCTTAAGAACGAAAGCTGCCCCATCATGCGGATCAACCGGAACCGGTGCCAGCAGTGCCGCTTCAAAAAGTGTCTGCTAGTTGGCATGTCCCGCGACG CTGTTCGTTTCGGCCGCATCCCCAAGCGAGAGAAGCAGCGCATGCTGCTGGAGATGCAGAGCGCCATGAACAACATCATGAACAGCAACCCGATGCACGGCCAGCTCCATGACAACCAGGCCCCGCCCCTTGGGAGCCAGGCCCCACCCTGCCCCGAAATGACCCCAGAGGACCCCAGCCCCTCTCCTTCCTCCTGCTCGCCCGTGTCTTCACCGCGCTCCAGTCTGCAAGAGCCTGGCCCGGAGCCTGAGCCCCAGGTCATCATGGAAACCTCTCTCAGCTCCGCCTCGGACAGCGGCGAGGAGGAGGTCATCGGCTCGGTGACGAGGGCGCATCAGGAGACCTTCATGTACAACCAGGATCGGTCCAGCCCGCCTGCACAGTCCACGCCCACCCTGGCTTTCACCAAGATGGCGGTACCCAGTGGCGACGGTGTTGGTACGGGGGGGAAGCCGGAAGCTCAGAGCCTCCATGCCAACCACACCAGCATCTCTGGCAGCTACCTGCCTCATGGCACCCAGAGGTCCAACGGGGGCTACGCCTTGCTCAACTACTGCCCAGTAGGGCAGCCCAGCAGCTCCCCCGTGGGTCACTGTCCAGCCTACGCCCACGGCCCATCCAACAGAGCAGAAAATGCCAACGAGACCATGTCTGACGGCTTCAGTGGGCCAGTGTGGAATAGAGGAAACAGGATGCACTTG GTGTGCCCCATGAGCATGTCGCCCTATGTTGACCCGAGGAAGTCTGGCCACAGCATCTGGTTGGAGTTCTCCATGAGCTTCACGCCGGCCGTGCGGGAGGTGGTGGAGTTTGCGAAGCGGATTCCCGGCTTCCGCGATCTGTCCCAGCACGACCAGGTCAGCCTGCTGAAGGCTGGCACGTTCGAG GTGTTAGTGGTGCGCTTCGCGTCGCTGTTCGACGCCAAAGAACGCACCGTGACGTTCTTGAGCGGCAAGAAGTACAGCGTGGAAGCGCTGCGCACTATGGGCGCCGGAGACCTGCTCAACTCCATGTTTGACTTCAGCCAGAAGCTGATGGCCTTGAACCTGACCGAGGAGGAGATGAGCCTCTTCACTGCTGTTGTCCTGGTGTCTGCCG ACCGCTCGGGCATCGAGAACGTAAACTCGGTGGAGGCCTTGCAGGAGACCCTGATTCGGGCTCTGAGGAGCCTGGTCCTGAAGAACCACCCCAACGAGGCAGCGACCTTCACCAAGCTTCTGCTGAAGCTGCCCGACCTCCGCTCCCTCAACAACATGCACTCCGAGCAACTCCTGGCCTTCAAGGTCCACCCCTGA